ATGCCAGTCCCGGAGCGGTCGGGCCGGGTCCGTCAGGACGCGCCGGCGGCCGAGATCCGCGAGCCGCTCGGCGAGTCGCCCGACGCGCTGGCGCGCCGCCCGCTGGAGCCGGTCGCGGAGGCTCGCGAGGTGCGCCGTCAGCTGGGCTTTCTCGCGGACCACCAGCTCGGCCGCCGCCGAGGGTGTCGGCGCCCGGAGGTCCGCCACGAAGTCGGCGATCGTCACATCGGCCTCGTGACCGACCGCCGACATCACCGGAATCTTGGACCCGGCGACGGCCCGGGCCACGACCTCCTCGTTGAAGGCCCAGAGATCCTCGAGCGAGCCGCCGCCGCGCGCGACCACCAGGACGTCGAAGCCGCCCAGGCGATTCAGCACGTGGAGCGCGCGTGCGATCTCGCCAGCGGCCGTGTCCCCCTGGACACGCACCGGGTAGATCGTGACGTGGACGCCGGCGAAGCGGCGCGTGATCACCCGCAGGAAGTCACGCACCGCGGCGCCGGTCGGCGAGGTGATGAGGCCGACCCGCCGCGGGAACATCGGGAGCGGCCGCTTCCGGGCGGCGTCGAAGAGGCCCTCGGACTGGAGACGCGCCTTGAGCTGGTCGAAGGCGAGCTGGAGCGCCCCCAGACCCTTCGGCTCGAGGAGCTCGCAGACGAGCTGGTACTCGCCGCGGACGGCATAGACGTCGAGGTTGGCGAAGGCCAGGACGTGAAGCCCATCGGTGGGCGTGAACCGGAGCCGCCGGACCCGGCTCTTGAACAGGACAGCCCGGACCTGGGCGCCTTCGTCCTTCAGCGTGAAGTAGACGTGCCCCGAGCTGTGGACGCGGAAGTTCGAGATCTCCCCCTCGATCCAGACGCCGCCGAACCGCGCCTCGAGCTGATCCTTGATGGCGGCGGTCAGCTCCGAGACCGTGAGGATTCGGCGGCCCGGATCGGCCGCGAGCGACGCCATCTCGGGAACTCTCCCCGGCTCAGCCGAGCTCGGCCTGACGCCGAGCGGCCTGAAGGGTGTTCCGCATCAGCATGGCCACCGTCATCGGACCCACCCCTCCGGGCACCGGCGTGATCGCGCGCACTCGCGGGCTCACCGCGGGAAAGTCCACGTCCCCCACGACCTTGCCGGAGGGGAGCCGGTTGGTGCCGACGTCC
This genomic interval from Candidatus Methylomirabilota bacterium contains the following:
- the xseA gene encoding exodeoxyribonuclease VII large subunit produces the protein MASLAADPGRRILTVSELTAAIKDQLEARFGGVWIEGEISNFRVHSSGHVYFTLKDEGAQVRAVLFKSRVRRLRFTPTDGLHVLAFANLDVYAVRGEYQLVCELLEPKGLGALQLAFDQLKARLQSEGLFDAARKRPLPMFPRRVGLITSPTGAAVRDFLRVITRRFAGVHVTIYPVRVQGDTAAGEIARALHVLNRLGGFDVLVVARGGGSLEDLWAFNEEVVARAVAGSKIPVMSAVGHEADVTIADFVADLRAPTPSAAAELVVREKAQLTAHLASLRDRLQRAARQRVGRLAERLADLGRRRVLTDPARPLRDWHRRLDDLAGRLHRGIRRRRRETRERLARVVRALRPEVLQALTRQQGRLLAQLERRLERSTRLGVTSRRRAMEAMAARLDTLSPLACLARGYSICALPSGEVVTRAAQATIGAPVSVRLREGSLGCRVEEIRPPDSRPAAPPEHGA